One Cydia fagiglandana chromosome 11, ilCydFagi1.1, whole genome shotgun sequence genomic region harbors:
- the LOC134668749 gene encoding threonylcarbamoyladenosine tRNA methylthiotransferase: MPGACEEIIDDIEDLISSQDITPKERYSSRKNVSVRSKKREKDAEPVEKVILESVVPGTQTIYVKTWGCAHNNSDSEYMAGLLAAAGYPLTEDKWQAQLWLLNSCTVKSPSEDHFKNEVELGKSRGIHVVVAGCVPQGAPRAGYLQGISVVGVQQIDRIVELVEETLKGHTVRLLGQKKTAAGRKAGGASLLLPKVRKNPLIEIIPINTGCLNQCTYCKTKHARGELGSYPPEEIVERARQSFEEGVVEIWLTSEDTGTYGRDIGTSLPALLWKLVEVIPEGCRLRLGMTNPPYILEHLAEVAKVMQHPRVYKFLHVPVQSGSDSVLADMKREYSCEDFEHVVNFLRKEVPGMTIATDIICGFPTETEKDFADTMTLCRKYRFPSLFINQFFPRPGTPAAKMIKVPGQEVKKRTKMLSEFFRSYEPYGHKVGETQQVLVTDISHDKNYFVAHNEYYEQVLVPKEEKYMGKMLTVKITAATKFSMMGQPIDKPKMPGLTAPLQKGEVSGLYGVGKKKMAVPLPIFVLIFAVVLRLVWFFL; the protein is encoded by the exons atgccAGGTGCTTGTGAAGAAATTATTGATGATATAGAAGATTTAATATCTTCTCAAGATATAACGCCTAAAGAGAGATATTCcagtagaaaaaatgtgagtgtGCGGTCAAAAAAACGGGAGAAGGATGCCGAGCCCGTGGAAAAAGTTATATTAGAGAGTGTTGTTCCAG GGACACAGACAATCTATGTGAAGACATGGGGTTGTGCACACAACAACTCAGACTCGGAGTACATGGCAGGTCTGCTGGCCGCGGCTGGGTACCCACTCACCGAGGACAAGTGGCAAGCTCAGCTGTGGTTACTTAACTCCTGCACTGTCAAGAGTCCTTCTGAGGACCATTTCAA GAATGAGGTGGAACTGGGCAAGAGCCGCGGCATACATGTAGTAGTGGCGGGCTGCGTGCCGCAAGGAGCCCCTCGCGCTGGCTACCTGCAGGGCATCAGCGTAGTTGGAGTGCAACAGATCGACAGGATTGTTGAGCTGGTTGAAGAGACACTTAAAG GCCACACAGTCCGCCTCCTCGGCCAAAAGAAGACTGCCGCAGGCCGGAAAGCAGGCGGTGCCTCCCTCCTCCTCCCCAAAGTCAGGAAGAACCCCCTCATTGAAATCATCCCCATCAACACAGGCTGCCTCAACCAGTGCACATACTGCAAAACTAAACATGCCCGAGGAGAACTGGGTAGTTATCCTCCTGAGGAGATTGTGGAGCGGGCCAGGCAGAGCTTTGAGGAGGGGGTGGTAGAGATCTGGCTCACTAGCGAAGATACAG gCACATACGGGCGAGACATAGGCACATCCCTTCCCGCGCTCCTCTGGAAATTAGTAGAAGTTATTCCCGAGGGCTGCAGACTTAGACTGGGCATGACCAACCCTCCGTACATTTTGGAACACTTGGCTGAAGTGGCCAAGGTGATGCAGCATCCGCGCGTTTACAA GTTTCTCCACGTACCAGTGCAGTCGGGCAGCGATTCAGTCCTCGCTGATATGAAGAGGGAATATTCTTGTGAAGATTTCGAGCATGTCGTCAACTTTCTTAGAAAAga AGTTCCAGGCATGACCATAGCCACAGACATAATCTGCGGCTTCCCCACGGAAACGGAAAAGGACTTTGCGGACACCATGACGCTATGCCGGAAGTACCGCTTTCCTTCGCTTTTCATCAATCAATTCTTCCCGCGTCCGGGAACGCCTGCTGCTAAAATGATCAAG GTGCCCGGCCAAGAGGTAAAGAAGCGAACGAAGATGCTCTCAGAATTTTTCCGCTCCTACGAGCCGTACGGCCACAAAGTCGGCGAAACACAACAAGTCCTCGTCACCGACATCTCGCACGACAAAAACTACTTCGTGGCCCACAACGAATACTACGAACAAGTCTTGGTACCGAAAGAAGAAAAATATATGGGGAAAATGCTAACTGTCAAAATTACAGCGGCTACTAAATTCTCTATGATGGGCCAGCCCATAGACAAGCCAAAGATGCCCGGTTTGACGGCTCCGCTGCAAAAAGGTGAGGTCTCTGGACTCTATGGTGTTGGGAAAAAGAAAATGGCGGTGCcattgccgatatttgtcctGATATTTGCGGTGGTGTTGAGGCTGGTATGGTTTTTCTTAtag
- the LOC134668717 gene encoding uncharacterized protein LOC134668717, which yields MAPIRVSPTAVIMVRSGNGSYVKARALLDSGAGCSVVKKSFVERFKVHQQFTGNNIFGVGDIKVNVPGTIAKLVFKPRGKTVPIISVVATVMYRVTGNIPYYDTEIRTHLDSSKLELADPALDKSQDVDIILGTDVLNYIYTGSKILTNIPGVEAYGTCFGHVLMGATWNYPSSLTTPTAGTSVEDYGIHATRLEDVLERFWRVEQPPEERPQHPEHLECERLYTSTTQRLDNGQFMVRLPLRADRPKLGESRALAMRRLISLEARLAKNPVFAEKYKEFMRDYEALGHMSKSDFNFESEHYVIPHHGIFKKGSEKIRVVYNAAANSSTGVSLNQCLHSGKPLQNDITQILLNFRRHQVVFTTDIRMMFRQTWIHPSDRRYQLILWREDPSQDVQMDYSGMSHCPILKTFNGMNSFKIYIT from the exons ATGGCGCCAATTCGTGTCTCTCCTACAGCTGTGATCATGGTCAGATCAGGCAATGGGTCTTATGTTAAAGCTAGGGCTTTGCTTGACTCGGGAGCGGGGTGCTCCGTAGTGAAGAAATCATTTGTAGAAAGATTCAAAGTACACCAACAGTTTACTgggaataatatttttggagTAGGTGACATAAAGGTAAATGTGCCAGGCACGATTGCTAAGCTTGTATTCAAACCACGCGGGAAAACAGTGCCTATCATCAGTGTAGTAGCTACAGTCATGTACAGGGTTACGGGAAACATACCTTATTATGATACTGAGATCAGGACTCATTTGGATTCATCAAAACTTGAATTAGCTGACCCTGCCTTGGATAAATCGCAGGATGTGGACATCATTCTAGGAACGGATGTGCTCAATTATATATACACTGGTTCAAAGATACTCACTAACATTCCAGGTGTTGAGGCGTACGGCACCTGCTTCGGTCACGTGCTGATGGGGGCAACTTGGAATTACCCATCATCATTAACAACACCGACCGCCGGGACATCAGTAGAGGACTACGGCATCCATGCTACTCGGCTCGAGGACGTCCTAGAAAGGTTTTGGAGAGTGGAGCAGCCCCCCGAGGAGCGGCCGCAACACCCAGAACACCTCGAATGTGAAAGGTTGTATACCTCCACTACTCAACGTTTAGATAATGGCCAATTCATGGTGCGGTTGCCGCTGCGGGCAGACCGACCCAAGCTGGGCGAGTCTAGGGCTCTAGCCATGCGTAGACTGATTTCGTTGGAGGCCAGGCTGGCCAAAAATCCAGTATTTGCTGAAAAATATAAGGAATTCATGAGGGACTATGAGGCACTTGGTCATATGTCCAAATCAGACTTTAATTTCGAGAGCGAACACTATGTAATACCCCACCACGGAATTTTCAAAAAGGGATCCGAAAAGATCCGCGTCGTATATAACGCTGCAGCTAACTCAAGCACCGGAGTATCGCTCAATCAATGCCTTCACTCAGGCAAACCGCTTCAAAatgatatcactcaaatattgttaaatttcaGACGTCATCAAGTTGTCTTCACGACCGACATCAGAATGATGTTCCGGCAAACGTGGATACACCCCAGCGATAGGCGCTATCAGCTGATTCTGTGGCGCGAGGATCCGTCGCAGGATGTACAG ATGGATTACAGTGGGATGAGCCACTGTCCCATACTCAAGACCTTCAATGGAATGAACTCATTCAAGATCTACATCACTTGA